GCTAACCGGGCTTTTGCTCACTACAGGTGGTAAACAAAGTTGCGCCTGAAAGTTTTTGTAAGGAGGGAGTATAATGGCCCGACAATTCCCGTTGAAAAAAACGAGAAACATTGGGATAATGGCACATATAGATGCTGGTAAAACAACAACAACAGAGAGAATGTTATATTATACAGGTAGAGTTCATAAGATGGGTGAAACCCATGATGGTGCTTCAGTTATGGATTGGATGGAGCAAGAGCAGGAGAGAGGAATTACTATAACCTCTGCTGCAACAACTTGTCAATGGCAAAATCATAGAATAAACATTATAGATACGCCCGGACATGTTGACTTTACTGTTGAGGTTGAGAGATCTCTTAGAGTTTTAGATGGAGCTATTGCTTTATTTTGTTCAGTTGGCGGTGTTGAGCCCCAATCTGAAACAGTCTGGAGACAGGCAGATAAATATAAGGTTCCAAGAATTGCTTTTGTAAATAAAATGGATAGAATGGGTGCTGATTTCTTTAGAGTCGTTGAAATGATGCGAGAGAGATTAGGCGCTAATGCAATTCCTATTCAGATTCCTATGGGCTCCGAAGATGAATTTGAAGGAGTTATAGATTTAATTACAATGGAAAGTATTGTCTATGAAGACGAATTAGGGATTGAGTATAATCGTCAGGAAATACCTGATGAATATAAAGAAATTGCTGAGGAAAAAAGAGAGCAATTATTAGAAGCATTATCAGATGAAAATGATGAGTTAATGATGATGTATTTAGAGGGTGAAAAGATTCCGGAAGAAGAAATTAATGAGACTTTAAGAAAAGCCGTTTTGAATGTTTCAGTTATTCCGGTCTTGTGTGGTTCAGCCTTTAAAAATAAAGGTGTGCAGCTTTTGTTAGATGCAGTAATTGATTTTATGCCTTCTCCAGTGGATGTTCCTCCGGTACAGGGTATTAACCCTGAGACGGAAGAGGAAGACACAAGAATGGCAGACGATGATGCTCCTTTTTCAGCTCTTGCATTCAAGATCATGTCAGACCCCTATGTAGGTAAACTAGCCTTCTTTAGGGCTTATTCAGGCAAGCTTGAAGCAGGATCTTATATATATAACTCGTCTACAGGCAAAAAGGAAAGAATAGGTAGGATACTTCAGATGCATGCTAATCGCCGTGAAGAAAGAGACATGGTTTATGCAGGTGATTTAGCCGCTGCTGTAGGATTGAAAAATACCAGCACAGGAGATACACTTTGTGATGAAGATAATCCTATAGTATTGGAATCAATGGAGTTTCCAGAACCAGTTATTTCAGTTGCAATAGAACCTAAAAGTCAAGCAGACCAGGATAAATTAGGAGAAGCTCTTCAAAAGCTTGCAGAAGAGGATCCTACTTTTCAGGTTAAGACTGACGAAGAGACTGGCCAGACCTTGATAAAAGGAATGGGAGAACTTCATTTAGAGGTTATAATAGACAGGTTATTAAGAGAGTTTAAAGTTGATGCCAACATTGGTAAACCAAGAGTTTCTTATAGAGAGACTATTTCCAAAAAGGTTGAAGATGTTCATGGTAAGTTCATTCGCCAGAGTGGTGGACGTGGTCAATATGGTCATG
Above is a window of Halonatronomonas betaini DNA encoding:
- the fusA gene encoding elongation factor G; the encoded protein is MARQFPLKKTRNIGIMAHIDAGKTTTTERMLYYTGRVHKMGETHDGASVMDWMEQEQERGITITSAATTCQWQNHRINIIDTPGHVDFTVEVERSLRVLDGAIALFCSVGGVEPQSETVWRQADKYKVPRIAFVNKMDRMGADFFRVVEMMRERLGANAIPIQIPMGSEDEFEGVIDLITMESIVYEDELGIEYNRQEIPDEYKEIAEEKREQLLEALSDENDELMMMYLEGEKIPEEEINETLRKAVLNVSVIPVLCGSAFKNKGVQLLLDAVIDFMPSPVDVPPVQGINPETEEEDTRMADDDAPFSALAFKIMSDPYVGKLAFFRAYSGKLEAGSYIYNSSTGKKERIGRILQMHANRREERDMVYAGDLAAAVGLKNTSTGDTLCDEDNPIVLESMEFPEPVISVAIEPKSQADQDKLGEALQKLAEEDPTFQVKTDEETGQTLIKGMGELHLEVIIDRLLREFKVDANIGKPRVSYRETISKKVEDVHGKFIRQSGGRGQYGHVVIDLEPMPEGGGFEFEDKIVGGAIPKDYISSVEDGIKEAMENGIIAGYPVVDVKVTLKDGSYHDVDSSEMAFKIAGSIGFREASQKASPIILEPVMEVEVVTPEEYMGDVMGDLNGRRGQIEGMEPRNTAQVIKAMVPLAEMFGYATDLRSKTQGRATYTMQFSHYEKTPKNIAKEIIGD